The sequence below is a genomic window from Corvus cornix cornix isolate S_Up_H32 chromosome 1, ASM73873v5, whole genome shotgun sequence.
aacCTGGATTGAGACTATGAAGGGAATATTTTATTACTTATAACACTTCATTCAGCTAAATCCACATAGCAGTACACAGAAACTCTTCAGAAAAGTGCAAATTCTCACTCTGTACTTGTAATATGCCCTAGTTTTACAGAACAGACATCGGGTAAACAGGAGTACAGATCCAGAACTCCCCAAGATTCCAGGCAAGGAGAACGATGCAACTTGAGATACTTCAATCACCTTGTACAAAGCAAAGGGAATCAAGCTGGACTGCAACCACCCAGATGTCACCATGCAAGGAGCCCCCTCTCTCTTAGTTGGGGAGAGAAGAGGAcaaaaagggggagggaagacaAAACAAAGTGATAAAGAGtatcagttttaaaattagaGACCATCCAGGTGCTTCCTAGGGCAGGACACACATCCCACCCTGCCCAGGGGCCAGAACTCATCGCTCCTCTCCTGGCTTCTACTGTAGTGTCACACAAACACTCCTGTGAGGAAATGGGAGCTGGAACCCCTGGTAAGATCAGGAGCCTGGCAGAGAGAGCACACGAAGCACTACCCAAGCAGGGCTGAAGCAGGGAGTAACTCCAGGGATGCCAACACGCAGGTAACCAACCCCCAGAGCCTGGGAGCAGgcaaggcagggaagggagcccCAGGCAGCACCGGGCAACTCACCTGGACAGCTGAGCCACCACACAGGGTCTGCCCTCTTCATCTACCCCTGGGCAGCACGAGTGTGTGCTCCCCTCAGAAGGAAGGGCTGTGTGTTTGAAACGAGGGAAATGAGCAGAGCTCCTCAGGTCCGGCCCCAGGGCTGCCGCAGCCCAAGGGAACCCCAGCTCCTTGCAGTCACAAGGGAAGCggagctggctctgcagccCAACACAAAGCTCAGggccacagctgcagcccagctctccctgttGCACacatccctccctctctgccacaCCAGAGTTCACTGTTCCCTCACACACCCtcacaggggcaggaggagagacaTGGACAGCACTTGGAACTATTTAATTCACACCCTGGCTGCTCTATCACAACCAGAATAAGAAATCCAGCTACAAGCTCTGCCTCACAGACACTCAGCCTTGCCTGGCTAAGCCCTGAACTTGGAAAGCTCCTGTCCCAGGCCCACAGAAACACGACTTCACCAGAGATTAAATGGGTCATAGCAAAAGGACACACCCAAGCCCTCTGGATTTTATCAAACACTAAACCCAACTCACTAGCTGTATGACTGCAGTTTTAGCCACTGTCCAACCTTTGAAAAGGTGTGTTCCACCTGGAAGCACCTCAGAAACAACACCCACAGCATCCTTTGATCTGTGACCTGCTTTCTACTCAAgtcagaaaagcttttgttcttATCTGAGAAGTGTGAAAGGACAGCTGACAACTCAAGGAAGGTTGTGCACAAACCAAGTAAACTGTAACACGATGCATAACAAAGTTACAGGGCAAGGAAACGACAATTCCAGTCCTTCACAGTAACAGAAGTAAGGGATGCGAGATCAGAGGGAGGAGATAAAGGAGTTCCACAAATGGAACAGTATAAATATATCAACCAGCTCCAATACAGTAGGAAAACAACAGTAGCAGCAGTTTCAAAAAAGCAAATAGTTATCATACCCTGAAAGTTACATTCAACACATTGTGCCTGCTGCTGTCATCTCAAAAGCATCACTACAGCTACAGCTCGCTGTCAAACCTACCCATGGGGGAAATCCCAGATACACAACACCCCACAGCTGGGTTTTCTTCTTCAATTAAAGATATTTGGACTATGAACAGTTACCAGCTCCTAACAATGCTTATTTGAAAACATCTTCTCCATTTCTAGCACTTGCCTACTGACACAAAGCAGATCTCTAGGAAGCTGCAgattcctgctctctgcaggagcACAACCATCACTCACAAGACATGACTGCTACAGTAACACACCTGGTCTCATCACACACATTATGCTTTTTACAGCGTTTGTTCACAACTATGGCCAAGTCACTTGTTCTCCTCTCCACTACGTGGAGAACAAAATCCTCAATGCCTCCGGGTTCAATCGCTGCCAGTGGAAGGAATGGCAAGAGCTCCTTCAAGTTCAGTGCAGTGGGGATCCAGATTTGCACCCTTTTTGGGAAAGCAAGGCAAAGCAGCAGTCAGAAATGCCTTCCCAGCCCTACCCAGCATCAAAAGCATCCTTTGAGTGTAACTGATTTTACCTGTTTTCCCCACCATGTCAGTCAAATGTACAGtcaaagtaaaaaagaaaaaaaaaaaggaacagcttTTGGCATTAGATACATTTCACTCAATGGCAGAACAATTTGGAGATAGcttctcttaaaataaaaaaataaataaacagcagtGACAGGTCAGAATTTGTGCAACACAGACCTTCTCTACATGTACATTCACAGACACTGAAATACTTCTCCATGGATATAGTGcaaagctgctggcagcaggaaacaCCCAGACCTCAGGGCTCTCTGAAGCCATGGAGAGGCAACACACACAAGCCTACCCTGTGCCATCCTACAGCATCCAGCTGTGAGGGCATAACCAGAGGGAATTTGGAGAGGCAACAGCAGTGGTAAAACAACAGCTTGAACTCCAGGGCACCTTGGGGTCTTCTCCCATCATCTCCAACACAGATCAAACCCAGCACTGAATTGCTGCTACTTCTTTTTACTTGCTGTCAGTGACAGCAGGGAGCTGGCCAGAACAAGCTCTCCTGTGCCAAAACACAGCCTTTATTTCCCAAAACCATTGGATAACCACAAGGAGAACTTGGGTATTGCTttgtttgggtggttttttttggaaaatgtgaTTAGCAGTTGCTACTTGagcaaagggagaaaacaaatgAGAGAAGCTGTTAAAAATTTGTCCTTAAAGATAAAGAAGAATAGTGTTTGCAAAGTGCTATTCTAACAGAAATTACCTGacaggaccaaaaaaaaatgaaaaaaaaaaaatcacaatttaaTAACTGTGTCAGCCTCTCATCTCCACTTTCTTccttagtttttttttaatacacagaCAATAAAAATTCAGGCCAGCAAAACCCAAGAAGTCACTGACTGGCAATGTCACTCAAAGTAACTGCATACAGAAAACCAAGAAAGCTTAAGAGCCTTCAGAGCTGTAGGACAAGAAGTAGCTACAGAGCCTATGGTAGTCAGAAGGGGCAATTTTACCAAGGAATGACCAAGTTCCTGCTCCTTTGGAAGCCTTGGAAAGGCACCAGGCAATTCCAACCCCAAGCTGCAGCTGTTATCACTATTATTTCACTGCCAATTATCTTaagacacagagaaaagctACAATGCACCAAGAACACCTTTACCAACAGAAGAATTCTTAAGTAGCTGAAAAATGTCAACAATTTGCCTAAACAAGAAATGCTGAGCTCTGCTTCGATGCTTCTGGAAGTGCAGACCTGTAGGGAAGgtctcagagctgcagggaagaaGCAGCCTTTGTTGTCAGTTTGGAGTGATCACTCCTTTAAAACcttttcacacacaaaaaagaggTGTTTTAGGTACCTGAACTGAGTGTAAGACACGATGTGGCAGCTAAGCTCATCTGCCTCAAAGGTACTAGGGCAGTTCACTTGCATTGGCATGGGTTAATTAAACTTTTGGTCAAAAGGACTGACAACCATAACAAATTCCACCCTTTCCTCGGACTGCCTCTCCTTATCCCAATATGGTGAAAATCCTGACAAAAGAATGCTTCTTCTTGACAGAACAAGAATGCAGCTGTttcaaaaacacacacacacacacacacaaacatgagACTGGTTCTGCTCCTGGGTCCTTTGTTCCACGCGGTGCCTCCCTGAGCACCGGGCTCTACGCAGAGCGCCAGGTCAGCGCGTTCTTGTCAGGCTCCAGGAAATTCTCAATCAAAGCCTCAATCAGCTTCTGGAGCTCTTCTTCCAGCACACTTCTGTCACTGCAGGAAAGAACAGGGCCAGGTCAGAGGTTTGGGACACACCCAAACATCAATAAAGAAACAGCAAGACCTGATGGGGATGCACTTGCTCTGTTGTGTTTCCTACCCAGTCAGGTGTAGAGACTCCAAGCTGCCTGCTTCAACAAGCTCCTTTTCAGCAGGGattatcatggaatcacagaatggtttgggttggaagggacttttaaagaTGGTGCCCAGAGCCCTCTAGTGgcccttttcttcttcaactgaattaatttcaattaacaCCGCAATAATcaggtggggaggccctggcacaggttgcccaaagaagctgtggctgccccatccctgggagtatccaaggccaggttgaagcaacctgggatagcagaaggtgtccctgcccaaggcatgggggtggaacaagacagtctttaaggtcccctccaacccaaaccattccatgattccataatAGAAGAGGTTTCTGTGGTGCAAACACACCCTGGATTTCCCCCCACCCATTTAAACTGGAAGAAGCTCAACGCAGGTGAACAACCTCTAGTTCCTACCCAGCAGCTCGGAGTACCACAGCAGACTCCCAAGGCAGTGGGAACCCACCTGGCTGCAAACACactcaccagcagcagcaaaaggaaagcctggatgtggcactcagtgccccGGCTGGTTGGCCACAAGCTGGACTCTGATCTCAGAGAGCTTTTCTAGACTaagtaattctgtgattttgtcaCCTGATCACTTCTTAATTCTAAGTAAGTGGAGAATGGGGTTAGTTAAAGGAGCCTTGTGTAGCAGGTGCTGAGAAGCCCATTCTGTgtctctccctgctgtgggcagccagggGGGCTCGGGGCACTGACCTGTGCCCAGGCAGCGCGCACATCTCGGCGTAGTACTTGATCTTGGGCTCAGTGCCGCTCGTGCGCAGCGTGGCCACGCAGCCGTTCTGGAAGGTGAACGTGATCATCTGGCTGCTCTTGCTCACTGGCAGCACCTACAAAACAACAGCAGCCCCTTACTGCCACTGCAGACCCAGCCCCTGGAagctgaggggctgcaggagcaccagGCTCAGTGAGTCAGTAAAGTCCATCGGGTGTTGTATCAGAGGAACCACCGCATTCCCCACGCAGGCAGTGTTCTCCCCAGGAAAGGATGCTGAGCGCTCTGACGGAGCTTTCTGCCCCCTCAGCTCACAGGTACATCTGCCTCTTGGCCAGTGTATTTCCCTTGCAgtttctgcagcctctcctctgcAAAAACACCGTGTAACTCACCGACTTCTTGTTCAGCTGGCTGCTGTCATAGCCAGTGGTGATGTCTCGGACGTGTAAGATGTTGTaaatcccacagcagctggggtAAGACTGAGGGCCATCAAAGTTCCGGAGTCGCTCAAATATCCTTTTGATTGTGGGAGGGTCATAGCACAGGAAATAGGAGGTCTTGGATATGTGGTACCCATACCTACAAGCAGATTAATGCTTTCAGTTGTAAGATTCGGGAGGTTTTGGCACATTTTGTGTCTTTATTCTGACAACCACAATCCTTGTTTTATTGCTGGGATCATGTCCATAGCCATTCCTTCCACCTCTGCTCTGTTACAGATCCCTTCTGGCAGTGGGaaaccattccctgtgtcctgtcccaaAACCCTCTCCagcgctcctggagctcctttaGGCACAGTGGTATCTGCACTAGTGATGGGCTGTAACTCATCATgcatcaaaaaaccccacaacaactTACAATGAGAAAACATCTGAAGGACACaaacatttatataaatttatgtttaaataaatattgcttAGATTATTCCCAGATCTAAAATAGTGGAGTAGAACATTCTAATGAACAACACCACTCACGTTTCATAAATGTCAACGAGCTTCTGTGCCAGGCTCAGGCTCTGGCCCTGCAGGTAAGTTGCCATTTCAGCAATGACCACCGCTGCACTCACTCCATCCTTATCCAGCACTGACGTGCCACACATGAAGCCTAGGCAGAAAAAAGTGATGGTGGAAAAATAACCTGACATTATCACTCTGATTTACTCAACTGAAGTTTTAACCTCTGATCCTGTAAAGGGAAATTGGCCAGTACATGGAAGCTGCTTTATTGCTGCATATGCAGGAGAAATCTCATTAACTTGGGGGTTACAGGGCTGGAAAGACAATACCAGAATCAGCAAGTCAGATACAATTTATTGTTCTGGGAGTTGGCAAGTCAACTTGATGAGAGCAAAATACCAATGATGCTACCAACTACTAGGACAAAAAGtactttttgtgtgttttattccAAAACTAAGATCAGTCCTTCCCATTCACATTCCCCCGCCTCAGTTCTCAGCAATTTAAAGGGATATTAGCACTCATACCAATAGACTCCTCAAATGCAAAGAGAACTTCTTTTCCATTATCTAGGAGATTTTTTACTCTGCTTCCAATCCATTTAAAACCAGGGAGTGTTTCCTAtaacaggggagaaaaagaaaacttaaaatacaCATCTTCAATTTAGTTtcaattcaaagaaaaaagtagaGCCACTGTTCACTTCaaactaagaaaaacaaaaacactcaaccaaagagaaaatataatgatgTATTCTGAATTTTAGGGTCAATGGGAAGACTCCTGCAGAGTCAAAACGCTAAAGCTTAAGGatagttttctgatttttttgaagTGATTTCCTTAAATTTAAATCTAATTAATTGACAAGCAGAATAGGGACAGTAAAGCACCACCAGCCAAGTCACATCTTCAGTTTGGATGATGAATCCAAGGGAAACAGCCACTGGATAGCATTTTCCTAGGGGATACTCAACTAGGACATGAGTATCCAAACCAAGGAAAAAGTGTGTCAGGGACTGTGGTGCTCCGAGATCACATCAGATCATCTGTGGTGCTCATCAGATGAGACTAAGTTATTCAGGAGGAAAAACtacagaaatataaaagcaaCACTTTTaggtgctgggaggggagagcactgctctgaggggtttttttacataaatCACGCAAAAGCAGTCAAAAGATGAAACAGTTTCTTAGAGAGAAGGAagttacaaataaaaaagaagggGAGCTTTTAGGGGAGGCCAAGAGGTTCTGTAAATTCccagcttctctttctttcagtcAAATATGTCcctttcctattaaaaataaaacaaaccagtaTTTAGAGAGAGAACCAAATCCACTGCAAGGAACTGACATTCACCCTGATTAGGCTTATCTGGCCAGTCACTCAAAACAGTTTTCAGAGTtgctttcaattttaaattcctCATTGTTTGGCAAAACACTTATTCTTGTCGCACATGGATTTAATTAGGACATGGATAAACAAGGCCTGGCCCTTTGGATGTTTGTGCTATGATTTTGGGCACTTGCCTCTCTTCTGGCTAACATCCGACAGAAATCTGATTTAATCTGGAGGCAGGAATGATAATAACTGTCAGTCTGCAGAGGGCAAGCCCAGTTTCTTTTTTAGCAAGTTTTTAACGAAGCTGCATTAAAGATCTGAACACAGGAGTTCCTCTGCCTGTCCCAGCCTCAAGTAAATCCAAATTTAAAACCTGCTGGCACCGGGCACCTGAAGGGCCATTGCGTAACCTCCAAATGCTCATCACAAACCCATCAACACTTGCAGTGAATACAGCATGCTGCACAAACCTCCCTGCTCTCACACAGAAGAATTTCTCTCCAGGGAGATAACCACACCTAAGGTATTCCTGTTACCTGGAAGTCAGGTATTAATTCATGTGCCTATTACTGAGCTTTGCCCAAGCTGATCTCCCAGTCTGAGAACACTGAGGAGATTGAAATCGGGCTTGTCTGGGTGACAGAACATGCTCTGTGAATTGGAATCCCTCAAAACTCCCAGCCAAAAGCCTGGAAGTCCCCTGTCTGCTTTTCATTCCGTGAGGCCACCAGCGGGGCTTCGGATGGAGACGACAACACATAACCCACGCTCACCTCAAAGTGAAACCCCTCTTGAAGTGCAATTGCCCTCAGAATCTTGGAGGAGACCGTGGTTGCCAACATGTAGACATTGCTCACATCAGCATCCTGGGAGCAGTTCTTCCAGCGGGAAAACATCCACCAGCCGAACAAGGCCGCCAGCTCATTGCCCGTAAACACCTTCCAGCAGCCACTGCGGGGGAGAGGCAAGCTGAGGCTCTCCAGCTCGCCCAGGAGCAGCGCCCAGGGAGAGGCCTTCAGCAGTCACCGAACACCAGGATGTGAGCACAGCACCGACAAGCTGCTCTAGACAAAGCCACCGTACCCACAGGACTCCACAACTCTCACACCTCAAGGATTGACAAGCCCAGAGCACTGTGCCAGCCAGAAAAGACACCCCCAGGGTCTCCTCTCTGGCAGCTCTAACACAGCTCAGGCCTTTGATtacccagcagcaggagagcagtCTAGAACTGATCCATACAGAGCAGTCTACGCAATCTGTACATTGCAGTCAGGCAGGGCCTGCACAACTTGTACTTACACAACCATCAGAACTGGGGCCTGTTagtgggagaaaaataatttctgttcaaTATGAACAAGCAGGGGAAAACAAgggattaaaattaaaaatatttttaaaaccaaacaaaaaaagccacccCACCAAAAGAAGCCCATGACAACTGCCAAGGAAGGTTTGCCCTTgtgatgaaaatgtaaatgaaaacacagtaaaCAACAAGATTTTACTGTCTTTAGTAACCACTCAGTCTTCAGCTGAGCTTTATTTACTATCACACCAGTAAGTATTTAATCTACTCTTTGCTGAGTGAActgatttaaaatgcatttggagCTATACTAAAGGATAAAACTAGGAGGGAAAAATATCCCAATAGCTAAGGAGAAGAGTGGATTGAAGACCTGTGCCCAGCAACCATTTAGGGACACTCTGTGACTCcctcttttctgcagaaagacacaaaaaaggGTCCCATCACTTACTTGTCCTGCTGTTCTGCCACTGCCAGTCTGTCTGCATCTGGATCAGTGGCCACTACtacttttgcattttctttctctgccagtCTCAGTGACAACTCCTGGTGGGAGAAGAAGGGGGGGgggcaaaaaaccaaaacatgagagaaaataaacccacagCCCTCCTACTTACATCtaacacacagcaaaagaaaatcccCCACGGACTGCCCACTGCTTTAATACAGCTGAAAGCAAGTTCTCCCTGTTCTCTTCCTCAGCTGGTTTTTCCCCATAGAAATCtgatgaagaaacaaaaataccagCACAGATTCTCCTTCTTCAGGATTTGGGCATTTGACAGTAGAGAAGTCTGGGTCTGGATCTTTTTGCTCCGGTACTGGAATGGGGGGCTGAAATCCGAAGGCTTTGAAAGCCAACTGCACATAGTCATGTCCAACTCCATGGAAAGAGGTGTGAACAAACTTCAAACTGCTCTGCACATTTAGCTCCCTgaggaggaaagcagaactTCAGTAAGATTTCAGCTATTTAACAAGACTATTTTCCtgagggaaagcaaaataaGCTGTAATTCTTCCATGTACttttctgctgatttctgcATTAATGTCAAAGGAACCAGTGAAAGTGCTTGTTTGGACTTTCACTAGAA
It includes:
- the PGM2L1 gene encoding LOW QUALITY PROTEIN: glucose 1,6-bisphosphate synthase (The sequence of the model RefSeq protein was modified relative to this genomic sequence to represent the inferred CDS: inserted 1 base in 1 codon) → MGDCGAXGDVNSNVLVARSTGDAQLDKAVWQWLSWDKNQKTKEQIESLLQNGQHEELRDRLCCRLTFGTAGLRSAMGAGFCYINDLTVIQSTQGIYKYLERNFSDFKQRGFVVGYDTRGQVTSNCSSKKLAKLTAAVLLAKDVLVYFFSTYVPTPFVPYAVQQLGAVAGVMITASHNRKEDNGYKVYWENGAQITSPHDKEIIKCIEECVEPWNGSWNENLVDTSPLRQDPLKKICDSYMEDLTKICYHRELNVQSSLKFVHTSFHGVGHDYVQLAFKAFGFQPPIPVPEQKDPDPDFSTVKCPNPEEGESVLELSLRLAEKENAKVVVATDPDADRLAVAEQQDNGCWKVFTGNELAALFGWWMFSRWKNCSQDADVSNVYMLATTVSSKILRAIALQEGFHFEETLPGFKWIGSRVKNLLDNGKEVLFAFEESIGFMCGTSVLDKDGVSAAVVIAEMATYLQGQSLSLAQKLVDIYETYGYHISKTSYFLCYDPPTIKRIFERLRNFDGPQSYPSCCGIYNILHVRDITTGYDSSQLNKKSVLPVSKSSQMITFTFQNGCVATLRTSGTEPKIKYYAEMCALPGHSDRSVLEEELQKLIEALIENFLEPDKNALTWRSA